The Constrictibacter sp. MBR-5 sequence TTGCGCATGTCCATCGGCGTGGCACCGGCATGGCCGGCCTCGCCGCTGACCGTGATCTCGTACCAGCGCGCGCCCTGGCCGCCGGTCACGACGCCGATCTGCTTGGCCTCGCGCTCCAGGATCGGCCCCTGCTCGATGTGCAACTCGAAATAGGCGCCGACCGGACGGCCGCCGACCGACGCCTCGCCCTTGTAGCCGATGCGCTCCAGTTCCTCGCCGATCGTCTTGCCGGCGGCATCCCGGATGCCGTGGCCCTCCTCCAGCGAGAACACACCGGCGAAGACGCCGGAGGCGATCATCGGCGGTGGGAAGCGGGCACCCTCCTCGTTCGTCCAATTAACGATCTCGATCGGTGCCTCGGTCTCGACGCCATGATCGTTCAGCGTGCGCACCACCTCCAGCGCCGCCAGCACGCCCAGCACGCCGTCGAACCGTCCACCGGTCGGCTGAGTATCCAGGTGGCTGCCCGACATGATCGGCGGCAGGTCGTTGTTGCGGCCCGGACGGCGCGCGAAGATGCTGCCCATGCGGTCGACCGTCACCTCCAGCCCCGCCTCGCGGCACCAGCGCACGAACAGGTCGCGGCCGGCCTTGTCCTCGTCGGTCAGCGTCTGCCTATTGCTGCCGCCCTTCGCGGTCGCCCCGATCTTAGCCATCTCCATGATGGTGTCCCACAGCCGCTGGCCGTCGATCCTGATGTTCCGCATGTCGTAGCCCCGTGTGTCGGCGAGGTGACGAGTGTCCGGCGGGGTCGCCACGGGGTCAACGGAAACCGGGGTGGACGGGCGATCGATCCTATTGCTGGATCGGCACTCGCAGGCTCGTGGCGGAATGCATGATGGAGGTCGAACATTCCAAAGGACAATCTGACGCCAGCCAAGCGGACCGCCTTCGCGTGGATCGAACGTAACCGAGACGCTGTCGCGGCGCTGGGTGACGCCATCTTCTCCTTCGGCGAGCCCGGTCTCGAGGAGTATGAGACTGTCGCACTGATGACCGAGCTGCTGGAGGAAGCCGGGTTCACCATCCAGCGCAACCTCTCTGGCTTTCCGACGGGCTTCCTCGCCACCTGGGGCTCCGGGTTTCCGGTGATCGCACTCCACGCGGAGTATGACGGCAATCCCGACAACAGCCAGGAATCGGGTGCCACCGAGCCCACACCGATGGTCCAGGGGGCACCGGGCCACTGCGAAGGGCACAATCTCAACGC is a genomic window containing:
- a CDS encoding Zn-dependent hydrolase; protein product: MRNIRIDGQRLWDTIMEMAKIGATAKGGSNRQTLTDEDKAGRDLFVRWCREAGLEVTVDRMGSIFARRPGRNNDLPPIMSGSHLDTQPTGGRFDGVLGVLAALEVVRTLNDHGVETEAPIEIVNWTNEEGARFPPPMIASGVFAGVFSLEEGHGIRDAAGKTIGEELERIGYKGEASVGGRPVGAYFELHIEQGPILEREAKQIGVVTGGQGARWYEITVSGEAGHAGATPMDMRKDALVAAAQIVQAVQRIGRRRDPYGRGTVGIMRVSPGSPNVVPDEVFFTVDIRHPDADVMTEMDGELRAAADEAALNHGTPVEVKETWYSPPVAFDKGCVAAVRQAAETLGYSHMDVVSGAGHDAVYMARVTPTTMIFAPCEKGISHNEAENCKPEDLTAACDVLFHAVLERADAK